CGGCGCTCGTGTTCCTGGCCGCGTACTCGGTGCAGGTGATCGGCGACGTCTCGGAACGCCAGGCCCAGGCCCTCGAGTTGATCCAGTGGATCACGTGGGGCGCGTTCACCGTGGACTACGCGGTGAGGCTGTTTCTGGCGCCCCAGCGCTGGCGCTGGCTGGCCACCCATCTGCCGGATCTGGCGATGGTCGTGCTGCCGGTGCTGCGGCCTTTGCGCCTCCTGCGTCTCGTCACGCTGCTCCGGGTACTGTACGGCACGGCGGGCAAGGCGCTGCGGGGACGGATCGTCACGTTCGTCGCGGTCTCGGCCGTCTTCCTGACGTACTGTGCCTCCCTCGCGGTGCTCGACGCCGAGCAGCACGCCGAGGGCGCGAACATCGTCACGTTCGGTGACGCCGTGTGGTGGTCGCTCACCACCATCAGCACGGTCGGGTACGGGGACCACTACCCGGTCACCCTGATCGGCCGGGCCGTGGCCGCAGCGCTCATGGTCTCGGGAATCGCGGTCCTCGGCGTCGTCACCGCATCGATCGGATCGTGGCTGGTGGAGCGGGTGTCGGCGACGGCGACGGTCGCCGTCGAGCAGGCCGACGCGGATCTGAAGGGGCAGCTGGAGCGGCTGCACGCCGAGGTGGCGCGGCTCGGCCGGTTGCTGGAGGAGTCGCAGGGCGACCGCAAGGAGCCGGTGGTGGGGGAGGAGGCACGCTAGGCGACCAGGCAGGGACCCGGGAAGGGGACAGACAGAAGGCCCCCGGAACAATGCTCCGGGGGCCTTCTGTGTCCAGTTGAGGCTGAGGCTCACGCGGCGTGGGCCGAGATCATCCGCCTCAGCTTGCTAGACGCCGTAGTACAGCTCGAACTCGTACGGGTTCGGGCGCAGCGACAGCGGGAGGATCTCGTTCTCGCGCTTGTAGGAGATCCAGGTGTCGATCAGGTCCTGGGTGAACACGCCACCGGCCTGCAGGAACTCGTTGTCGGCCTCGAGAGCTTCGAGGGCCTCTTCCAGGGAACCCGGGGCCTTGGGGATGTCCTTGGCTTCCTCGGCGGGCAGCTCGTAGAGATCCTTGTCGATCGGCGCCGGCGGCTCGATGCGGTTGCGGATGCCGTCGATGCCGGCCATCAGCTGAGCGGCGAACGCCAGGTACGGGTTGGAGGAGGGATCCGGTGCGCGGAACTCGATGCGCTTGGCCTTCGGGTTGGAACCCGTGACCGGGATGCGGATACCGGCGGAGCGGTTGCCCTGCGAGTACACCATGTTGACCGGAGCCTCGTAGCCCTTGACCAGGCGGCGGTAGGAGTTCACCGTCGGGTTCGTGAAGGCCAGCACGGCGGAGGCGTGCTTCAGCAGGCCGCCGATGTACCAGCGAGCCGTGTCGGACAGGCCGGCGTAGCCCTTCTCGTCGTAGAACAGCGGGGAGCCGTCGGCCCACAGCGACTGGTGGCAGTGCATGCCCGAGCCGTTGTCACCGAAGACCGGCTTCGGCATGAAGGTGACGGACTTGCCCCAGGCGTCGGCGGTGTTCTTGATGACGTACTTGAACTTCTGCAGGTCATCGGCAGCCGCGGTCAGCGTAGTGAACTTGTAGTTGATTTCGGCCTGACCGGCGGAACCGACCTCGTGGTGCGAACGCTCGACCTCAAGGCCTGCCTTGTCCAGCTCGACGCACATGGCGTCGCGGAGGTCGGCCTGCTTGTCGGTCGGCGCCACGGGGAAGTAGCCGCCCTTGACGGGGGTCTTGTAACCGAGGTTGCCGCCCTCTTCCTCACGACCGGAGTTCCAGTGGGCTTCCTCGGAATCGATCTTGTAGAAGCTGCCCTGCGGGGAGGACTGGTACTGGACGTTGTCGAAGACGAAGAACTCGGCCTCGGGGGCGAAGAACGCGGTGTCGGCGATGCCGGTGGAGGCCAGGTAGGCCTCGGCCTTCTCGGCCACGCCGCGGGGGTCGCGGTGGTACGGCTCGCCGGTGCGCGGGTTCACGATGGAGAAGTTCAGCGCCAGCGTCTTCTCGATGCGGAACGTGTCGATGAACGCGGAGGTCACATCGGGGATGAGCTGCATATCGGACTCAGCGATGCCCTGGAAGCCGCGGATGGAGGAACCGTCGAAGAGCTGGCCGCTGACGAAGAAGTCCGCGTCGACCGTCTTGGCGGGAACGTTGAAGTGCTGCTGCACGCCCGGGAGATCGGTGAAACGGATGTCGACGAACTTGACGTCCTCATCCTTGATGAACTTGAGGACTTCGTCCGCACTGGTGAACATGCATGCTCCTAACAGAATTGGGCCGGTGGCCTGAAGGCGACGGCACCGGGTTCCGGCCAGGCTTCACCCAGCGGATCGCCGTGCCATCTACTGGTGAACAGCCTAGGCGGCGGGCATTACCCGAGAATGTCTGCATTGTTTCCGGGAGGTTACAACGGAGATGTGACGGGTGGTCGCTGGGGGCCGGTGGCTCCCGGTCGTACCCTCCTCACTCTACCGACAGTGCCGCGCATCACGGGCAGGCTCTCCGCGATGCGGACAGACCGGCGGAAAAGGCGGCGGGCCTCTGCGGACCGGCCCCAGCGGATACCCTTAAGGGGTGGTGACTCGACGAGATCTAGGTTCCTGGCTGGAAGGCCCCGACACGACGCACATCAGCAAGTACCCGGGGGAGCGGCTGGGATTGCCGGAATCCGGACAGGGCTCACTGGCCCGTGCCGGACGGCGGATCCTGGCGATCTGCATCGACTGGGCACTCTGCCTGTTCATCAGCAACTTCTTCTTCGAGGGAAATTCCTGGGCCACGCTGGCCGTGTTCTTCGCGGAACAGGCTGTTCTGGTCGGAACGCTCGGCTACAGCATCGGTCACCGGATCGCGAACATCCACGTGGTGCGGCTGGACGGTTCTCCCGTGGGCATTCCCGCGGCACTGGTCCGTGCCGCCCTGCTGTGCCTCGTCATTCCCGCCATCATCTTCGACCCCGATCAGCGCGGTCTGCATGACAAGGCCATGAAGACCGTCCTGGTCCGGCGCTGAGCTGGCCGCCGTCGAACTGATCCGATTGCCCGCCCCCGCCGAATCCGAGGAGAGCGCCCCATGAGTGACAGCACCCCTGATGTCTCACCTACGTCCCTCGCGGACCTGGTGGCGGAGGACCGGATCCTGGACCCGGCCATCCGGCCCTTGTGGGAGGGGATGCCACGCGTCAGGGGCCCCGTCCACGCCGTGCGCTGTGCGCCCGGCGACAACCTCATGATGCACACGGCGATCTATCGCGCGGAGCCGGGTTCGGTCATCCTCGTCGACGCCGGGGGCACCCGGCTGGCGGTGGCCGGAGGCAACGTCTGTGCCGTGGCTCAGCAGCGCGGGATCGCAGCGTTCGTCGTCGACGGGTACATCCGTGACCTGGAGGAGGTGCGTGAGATGGGCTTCCCGGTGTTCGCCCGCGGCGTGTTCCCGAAGCCGGGTGGCAAGAACGTCGTGCTGCCCCAGGGCGACACCGTGGTGGGCGGCGTGACAGTTCGCACCGGCGACATCGTGGTGGCGGATGAGGAAGGGATCGTGGTGCTGGAAGCGGCCCACGCCCCGGACCTGCTCCAGGCCGCTGAGCAGCGCGAGATCGCCGAAAGCGACCAGTCCCTGGACGACTGGAAGCAGGCTCACCGCCGGAAGATCCAGGCCGGCCTGGTCGCCGGCGGGGACACCGGGGGACTGCCGGACTGACCCGGACGGGCGTGGCTGAAACCGCGCCGAGACCGCGCTTAAACGGAACCGGCCGCCGTCGTCTCCATATCAGGAGAACGACGGCGGCCGGCCGGCGTTGGAGGCTCAGCGGCCGCGCATCGCGCGGCGGTCCGGGCGGGCCTTGTACGGGTCGATGCCCTTCGGGATCGGCAGCTTGGTGCCCAGGGAGGCGATGCGCTTGGAGACGGCGCCCACCTCCACCTTCGTGAGGGTGGGCTTGAGCTTGCGCAGCGCGCCGCCGACCTTCGCGATCGGGACCTGGCCCTCTTCCTTGCCGGCGTAGATCACGTGGATCGGGACGTTCGGCAGGATGCGGGACAGACGCTTGCGCTCTCCGTCGGCGAGGGTGCGGACGCGGCTCTGCGGACCCTCGGTCACGAG
The nucleotide sequence above comes from Arthrobacter woluwensis. Encoded proteins:
- a CDS encoding potassium channel family protein — its product is MTTERWRQATEWPLMAAALVFLAAYSVQVIGDVSERQAQALELIQWITWGAFTVDYAVRLFLAPQRWRWLATHLPDLAMVVLPVLRPLRLLRLVTLLRVLYGTAGKALRGRIVTFVAVSAVFLTYCASLAVLDAEQHAEGANIVTFGDAVWWSLTTISTVGYGDHYPVTLIGRAVAAALMVSGIAVLGVVTASIGSWLVERVSATATVAVEQADADLKGQLERLHAEVARLGRLLEESQGDRKEPVVGEEAR
- the glnA gene encoding type I glutamate--ammonia ligase, with amino-acid sequence MFTSADEVLKFIKDEDVKFVDIRFTDLPGVQQHFNVPAKTVDADFFVSGQLFDGSSIRGFQGIAESDMQLIPDVTSAFIDTFRIEKTLALNFSIVNPRTGEPYHRDPRGVAEKAEAYLASTGIADTAFFAPEAEFFVFDNVQYQSSPQGSFYKIDSEEAHWNSGREEEGGNLGYKTPVKGGYFPVAPTDKQADLRDAMCVELDKAGLEVERSHHEVGSAGQAEINYKFTTLTAAADDLQKFKYVIKNTADAWGKSVTFMPKPVFGDNGSGMHCHQSLWADGSPLFYDEKGYAGLSDTARWYIGGLLKHASAVLAFTNPTVNSYRRLVKGYEAPVNMVYSQGNRSAGIRIPVTGSNPKAKRIEFRAPDPSSNPYLAFAAQLMAGIDGIRNRIEPPAPIDKDLYELPAEEAKDIPKAPGSLEEALEALEADNEFLQAGGVFTQDLIDTWISYKRENEILPLSLRPNPYEFELYYGV
- a CDS encoding RDD family protein — its product is MVTRRDLGSWLEGPDTTHISKYPGERLGLPESGQGSLARAGRRILAICIDWALCLFISNFFFEGNSWATLAVFFAEQAVLVGTLGYSIGHRIANIHVVRLDGSPVGIPAALVRAALLCLVIPAIIFDPDQRGLHDKAMKTVLVRR
- a CDS encoding RraA family protein, whose product is MSDSTPDVSPTSLADLVAEDRILDPAIRPLWEGMPRVRGPVHAVRCAPGDNLMMHTAIYRAEPGSVILVDAGGTRLAVAGGNVCAVAQQRGIAAFVVDGYIRDLEEVREMGFPVFARGVFPKPGGKNVVLPQGDTVVGGVTVRTGDIVVADEEGIVVLEAAHAPDLLQAAEQREIAESDQSLDDWKQAHRRKIQAGLVAGGDTGGLPD